A stretch of DNA from Candidatus Saccharimonadales bacterium:
GTATTCGGTGCAATTTCATCGCGAAGTTTTTTAATGTCGGCAATAAATTCATAGTGCGCATCGACTTTACTCATTTCTTTACGAGTACGTAAGTGGATCGTTAGGTTGGCGATGTCTTGCTTTAAAATATGTGTCAGCCAATCGTGCCACTCATTGATATTGCTGTAACCAAGACGTGTCTTAACACTTACAGGAAGACCACCTTCTTTGGTTGCTGCTATGAGTTGTGCGGCAAGTTCGGGTTGGCGAATAAGGCCGCTACCACCTGCCTTAACAGCATTTTTAACGGGACAGCCCATATTGATATCGATACCTCTGTAACCTGCTTTTGCGAGGTCTTTTGCCATATACGCAAACTCCTCAGGTCTATCACCCCAAATCTGGGCGACCATCGGCTGCTCATCGTCGGTGAAAACCAGTCGTCCGCGCGTACTATGAGCACCAGCTGGCGAGCAGTAGCTACTGGCATTGGTAAATTCGGTAAAAAAGATGTCAGGTTTTGCAGCCGATGCTACCACGTGACGAAAAACCACGTCAGTCACAGCCTCCATAGGGGCCAAAATAAAGAAAGGTCGTGGTAGTTCGTGCCAGAAATTGTTCATATTAAACTGTTAGGAAGCGTCGCCTTGTGAGTCATATACGATTTCAGGTAAAAGCTCTTTGCCTTCTTCGCTTCTATGTCGATTTTCCGCTGCTCTTATAGCTGCAGTTCCGGTAAGAAGATCCTGCGCAAACTTTGTCCGGCCAGGTCCCCAGTCAGATTCCAGTGCTGTTCTAGCAAGAGCTAGTTCGCTAGTTTGTATTCTAAATGAATCCCTAGACTCTTGATCCGGTTTTGTAGTTGGTACTTCTCCTGATAAAGGGTGTCGTTCAGTCATTGTCATGCTGATATTCCTTGTCTAAGATTTTCTATCGAGTCTTCATTATACCATAAACTGAATGAAAACAAAATGTCTC
This window harbors:
- a CDS encoding tRNA-dihydrouridine synthase family protein, translated to MNNFWHELPRPFFILAPMEAVTDVVFRHVVASAAKPDIFFTEFTNASSYCSPAGAHSTRGRLVFTDDEQPMVAQIWGDRPEEFAYMAKDLAKAGYRGIDINMGCPVKNAVKAGGSGLIRQPELAAQLIAATKEGGLPVSVKTRLGYSNINEWHDWLTHILKQDIANLTIHLRTRKEMSKVDAHYEFIADIKKLRDEIAPNT